CAGCTGCATCTGAAGGATCTCGTCATAATTTTTACGGATTCCGTCTTTATAGTTGTAATGGTTGCTTTTGCTCCATAATTTGGCTTCAGCAATGACTAAAAAGTAAAGTTTGTCATTGTCTAATCTTTTTTCTTTGAATACCACATCATACAGAGAAGGCTCATTATAATATCTTTTCTGGTAGTTCTTTCTTATATCATTAAAGAGTTTTTTTATATCTACACTTACTATTTTTATCTCTTCAATATTTTTAAATGCTGGTGTAAGCTTGATCAGGGAATTAAAAGCTGTAACATTCTTTTTGTGATAACCCGAAGCTGATATGTCAAAGTTTACCATATCCTGTCCAACTGGGGCAAAACCGTCTTCATTGGTATAAACGATCTGGTTATTAAGGATAATTCTTGCATGGGATATTGCTTTTCCGTTTTCGGAGTCTACAACTTTTATTTTTTGAGCAGAAAAAAGACCAAAAAAGAGAATTGAAAATAAATAAAATTGCTTCATGAAACCCGTATAATTAATTTAAAAAATCAACTACACAAATATATACCCGGCCAGGGAAATAAGGCAGTGCTTTAATAAAATTTAATAGTATTTAACTTTTAATACTGCAGACAGGAAAATTTTAATGTATGAAAGTCCGGTTAAGGAATAAATTATGACATAAAAAAAGCCGGCTCCATTGAGCCGGCTTAGATGAACTATTTTTTAGCTTCTTCAACAGAAACTTTTCTGAAATCTTTGAACAATTTGCTAAGTTCCAAAGCTGCTTTACGAGCTCTTGTACCAGCTGCCTTGTTTCCTTTTTCTGCTTGTTGGTTTGCCTCAGTAGTAAACGCTTCAAATTCTGCGTTGATTTTTTCAATTAGTTCTTTCATTATTTTTAAAATTTAGGCTGCAAATATAGGTTTTATGGCTATTCCAGCCTAACTCAGGCTAAAATAATTTGAACAAAAATGCATTTTTTTCCTACTTTTCCTTTGCCGACCTGCAGTTTTTTAA
The Chryseobacterium sp. W4I1 DNA segment above includes these coding regions:
- a CDS encoding histone H1, translating into MKELIEKINAEFEAFTTEANQQAEKGNKAAGTRARKAALELSKLFKDFRKVSVEEAKK